In a single window of the Anaerocolumna cellulosilytica genome:
- a CDS encoding MerR family transcriptional regulator translates to MRDSRKVLAAKINPDGQLGEPKMCVRCGRMFSYLGYGHFYCPACKKLDEEDFMRVKNYIYENGVAPAMEVSEVTGISLDRINQYLKEGRLEIPENSPIFIKCEMCSIDIRSGRVCQECASKLTHAMRVKMDFDEEQIGPVPKKMIGKRRFIRGED, encoded by the coding sequence ATGAGAGATTCTAGAAAGGTTCTGGCAGCGAAGATAAATCCAGATGGACAACTGGGAGAACCAAAAATGTGTGTGCGATGCGGCAGAATGTTTAGTTATTTAGGCTATGGACATTTTTATTGCCCTGCTTGCAAAAAGCTGGATGAAGAAGATTTTATGAGAGTTAAGAACTATATTTATGAAAATGGTGTAGCGCCGGCCATGGAGGTTTCAGAAGTGACTGGTATCAGCTTAGATAGGATAAATCAATACTTAAAAGAAGGAAGGCTTGAGATACCCGAGAATTCCCCCATATTTATTAAATGTGAGATGTGTAGCATCGACATACGTTCTGGAAGAGTCTGCCAGGAGTGTGCGTCAAAGCTTACCCATGCTATGCGTGTGAAGATGGATTTTGACGAGGAACAAATTGGGCCGGTGCCTAAAAAGATGATAGGAAAAAGGCGGTTTATCCGCGGGGAAGATTAG